A section of the Neisseria dumasiana genome encodes:
- the gap gene encoding type I glyceraldehyde-3-phosphate dehydrogenase yields MGIKIAINGYGRIGRQVLRAIYDYKLDKQLEVVAVNASGSLETNAHLTKFDTVHGRFDADVSHDENHLIINGKKIPFFSTRNPAELPWELLGVDLVMECTGAFTSKAAAKVHLESGAKKVLISAPGGDDVDATIVYGVNHDVLTPEMTVVSNASCTTNCLAPVAKALHEGIGINKGLMTTIHALTNDQTVTDVRHKDLRRARSGVENMIPTKTGAAKAVGLVLPELKGRLDGLAIRVPTVNVSLVDLSFEAARDTTVEEINSILKAASENEMKGVLGYNTLPLVSMDFNHTTQASNFDSTLTKVTAGNMVKVFSWYDNEWGFSCQMLNTARAMFGLEVTPFK; encoded by the coding sequence ATGGGCATTAAGATTGCCATTAACGGTTATGGCCGTATCGGACGTCAGGTATTACGCGCAATCTACGATTACAAATTGGACAAACAACTCGAAGTCGTGGCGGTAAACGCCAGCGGCAGTCTCGAAACCAATGCCCATCTAACCAAATTCGATACCGTACACGGCCGTTTCGATGCCGATGTTTCTCACGATGAAAACCACCTGATTATCAACGGCAAAAAAATCCCCTTCTTCTCCACCCGCAATCCCGCCGAGCTTCCGTGGGAGCTTTTGGGCGTTGACTTGGTGATGGAATGTACCGGCGCATTCACCAGCAAAGCCGCAGCCAAAGTACATTTGGAATCAGGCGCGAAAAAAGTGCTGATTTCCGCACCCGGCGGCGACGATGTAGATGCCACCATCGTGTACGGCGTTAACCACGATGTGCTGACCCCCGAAATGACCGTCGTATCCAACGCATCGTGCACCACCAACTGCTTGGCACCCGTTGCCAAAGCCCTGCACGAAGGCATCGGCATCAACAAAGGTTTGATGACCACCATCCACGCCCTCACCAACGACCAAACCGTTACCGACGTGCGCCATAAAGACTTGCGCCGTGCCCGCAGCGGTGTGGAAAACATGATTCCGACCAAAACCGGTGCCGCCAAAGCCGTGGGCTTGGTATTGCCCGAGCTCAAAGGCCGCTTGGACGGCTTGGCCATCCGCGTGCCGACCGTAAACGTTTCATTGGTTGACTTAAGCTTTGAAGCTGCCCGCGACACCACCGTAGAAGAAATCAACAGCATCCTGAAAGCCGCATCCGAAAACGAAATGAAAGGCGTATTGGGCTACAACACCCTGCCTTTGGTTTCTATGGATTTCAACCACACCACCCAAGCCAGCAACTTCGACAGCACGCTGACCAAAGTAACCGCCGGCAATATGGTAAAAGTATTCTCTTGGTACGATAACGAATGGGGCTTCAGCTGCCAAATGCTCAACACCGCCCGTGCCATGTTCGGTTTGGAAGTAACGCCGTTCAAATAA
- a CDS encoding peptidylprolyl isomerase — translation MNFKTLILAAATGLTLHTAQAAEIRQVDGIAAVAGNEVITHRDVRQGMAEARSFLGKNNISENELRTQVLQQLINQSLIVQAGKRRNITASEAEIDNALADIAQSRKTTVEGLYAQNAKIGVSKAAMRRSIADSIITQKVQQQAVMQHTRVSDAEIDAFLQRAAQQGVNLPEGQPLRQYRAQHILIKADSENAVKAAESSIRNIHKQARSGIDFSSLARQYSQDGSANNGGDLGWFSDGQMVPEFENAVHGLTPGQISRPVRTQFGWHIIKLTDVRDAGTAEERQREAVRQYLSGQKAEQATANLLKDLHQGSYVEIR, via the coding sequence ATGAATTTCAAAACCCTGATACTCGCTGCCGCCACCGGCCTGACCCTGCACACCGCCCAAGCAGCCGAAATCAGACAGGTTGACGGTATCGCCGCCGTTGCCGGCAACGAAGTCATTACCCACCGCGACGTGCGCCAAGGCATGGCCGAAGCCCGCAGCTTTCTCGGTAAAAACAATATTTCCGAAAACGAACTGCGCACACAGGTTTTGCAACAACTGATCAATCAATCGCTGATAGTGCAGGCAGGCAAACGCCGTAACATTACCGCAAGCGAAGCCGAAATCGACAACGCACTGGCCGACATCGCCCAATCGCGCAAAACCACCGTTGAAGGCCTGTATGCCCAAAACGCCAAAATCGGCGTGAGCAAAGCCGCCATGCGCCGCAGCATTGCCGACAGCATCATCACCCAAAAAGTACAGCAGCAAGCCGTGATGCAGCACACCCGCGTGAGCGATGCCGAAATAGACGCCTTTCTCCAACGTGCCGCCCAGCAAGGCGTTAACCTGCCCGAAGGCCAGCCGCTGCGCCAATACCGCGCCCAACACATCCTGATTAAAGCCGATAGCGAAAATGCCGTTAAAGCTGCGGAAAGCAGCATCCGCAATATCCACAAACAAGCCCGCAGCGGCATAGATTTTTCCAGCTTGGCCCGCCAATATTCGCAAGACGGCAGCGCAAACAACGGCGGAGATTTGGGCTGGTTTTCAGACGGCCAAATGGTGCCTGAATTTGAAAACGCCGTACACGGTTTAACGCCCGGCCAAATCAGCCGCCCCGTCCGCACCCAGTTCGGCTGGCACATCATCAAACTCACCGATGTGCGGGATGCCGGCACGGCCGAAGAACGCCAACGCGAAGCGGTGCGCCAATACCTTTCCGGCCAAAAAGCGGAACAGGCAACGGCCAATCTTTTGAAAGACCTGCATCAAGGCTCGTATGTAGAAATCCGCTAA